A segment of the Sulfitobacter sp. D7 genome:
CAAAGACATCCTGCTCTGGATGCTCTCGACCAAGATGCTGCCCGCGGTCGGTGTGCTCTACCCGATCTACCTGCTCTGCATCCAGTTCGGTGTGCTCGACAGCAAGATCGCTTTGGTCATCATCTTGATGCTCATCAACCTGCCGATCATCGTCTGGATGCTCTACACCTACTTCCGCGAGATCCCTGGCGAGATCTTGGAAGCGGCACGGATGGATGGGGCAAGCCTGCGTGAAGAGGTGCTTTACGTCCTCACGCCCATGGCGATCCCCGGCATTGCCTCCACGCTGCTCTTGAACTTCATCCTCGCATGGAACGAAGCCTTCTGGACGCTCAACCTCACCGCGGCCAAAGCGGCACCGCTCACAGCCTTCATCGCGAGCTATTCCAGCCCCGAAGGTCTTTTCTACGCGAAACTCAGCGCGGCCTCGACCATGGCCATCGCGCCAATCCTCATCCTCGGCTGGTTCAGCCAGAAGCAGCTTGTCAGCGGCCTGACATTCGGCGCAGTCAAGTAAGTAAGGGACAGTCACATGGGACAAATCAAACTCAATCAGGTTTCCAAAAGCTTCGGCGATGTGGAAGTCATTCCGCCCCTTGATCTGACCATCGAAGACGGCGAATTCACCGTCTTCGTCGGCCCCTCGGGCTGCGGGAAATCTACACTGCTGCGGCTGATTGCGGGGTTGGAGGATATCACCTCGGGCCATATCGACATCGACGGCACGGATGCGACCCATGTGCCGCCCGCGAAACGCGGTCTGGCGATGGTGTTCCAATCCTACGCGCTTTACCCGCATATGTCGGTGCGCAAGAACATCGCCTTTCCGATGAAGATGGCCGGGCTGCCTGCGGATGAACAAAACCGTCGGATCGAAGCGGCTGCCAAAGCGCTGAACTTGACTGACTACCTTGACCGTCGTCCGGGCCAACTGTCAGGCGGTCAGCGCCAGCGTGTGGCCATTGGCCGTGCCATTGTGCGGGAGCCTTCGGCGTTCCTTTTCGATGAGCCGCTGTCGAACCTCGATGCCGCGCTACGGGTGGGGATGCGTCTGGAAATCAGCGAGCTTCACAAGCGGCTGGCCACGACGATGATCTACGTCACCCACGATCAGGTCGAAGCGATGACCATGGCCGACAAGATCGTCGTCCTGCGCGCGGGCTATATCGAACAGGTCGGCACCCCGCTTGAGCTTTACTATAAGCCGCGCAACGAATTCGTCGCGGGTTTCATCGGCTCGCCCAAAATGAACCTCATCAAAGGTGCCGAAGCCGAAGCGCGCGGCGCGCCGACCATCGGCATCCGGCCCGAGCATTTTGACGTCTCCACCACCGAGGGCGCTTGGGAAGGCACCATCGGTGTGGCCGAGCATCTGGGCTCTGACACCTTCTTGCACATCCACGGTGTCGCGGGCTGTGACCCGATGACCGTGCGTGTGGATGGGGAGTTGTCGGTCAAACATGGCGACCGGATTTTCCTCACCCCGCAGGCGGACAAGCTGCACCGGTTCGATGCGCAGGGCCTTCGGGTCGAGTGATGCAAGCGACAGGAACGACAGGCCGACCCCCGCACCCTCTCCCCGGTGCGCGGCCCTACAAGGATGTGGATCATGGATAAACTGGTAGACCTCTCGAACGCGACGCTGGGCGATCTTGATATCGCGCGGCCCACCTATGACCGCAGCGCCCTGACCCCCGGCATCGTGCATATCGGCGTCGGCAATTTTCACCGCGCGCATCAGGCGTGGTATCTGCACCGTTTGATGCAGAACGGCCAAGCGCATGACTGGGCGATCCTCGGCGCGGGCGTGCGCCCCTATGATGCGGCGATGCGCGAGAAGCTCTTGGCGCAGGACTGTCTGACGACGCTGATCGAACTCGACCCCGCGCAGACCTCGGCCGAGGTTGTGGGCTCCATGATCGACTACCTCCCGATCGAGGAAGGCAACGGCGCTCTGATCCGCGCCATGGCCGATCCGGCCATTCGCATCGTCGGGCTGACGGTCACGGAAAGCGGCTATTACATCGACCCCGTCAGCAAGGGCTTTGACGCGGGCCACGCCGATATCGTCCATGACGCGGCGAACCCTGACACCCCGCGCACCGGCTTTGGGGCCATCGTCGCGGCCCTGCGGCTGCGCCGCGATGCGGGGCAGGGGCCGTTCACGGGGCTCAGCTGTGACAACCTGCAAGGCAATGGCGATATCCTGCGCCAAGCGGTCGTTTCGCTGGCGCGGATGTCCGACCCGGCGCTGGCCGATTGGATCGAAGCGAACGGCAGTTTCCCCAACTCTATGGTCGATTGCATCGCCCCGGCCACCGGCCCCGCCGAGATCGCGCAGGCGCGAGAGTTTGGCGTGAACGATGCGGCACCCGTCACGCATGAAGCCTTTCGCCAATGGGTGATCGAAGACGACTTCTGCGCAGGCCGCCCCAACTGGGATCAGGTGGGGGCCACCTTCTCGGACGATGTCCACGCCTATGAAAAGATGAAGATCCGCATCCTCAATGCGGGCCATCAGGTTTTGGCGAACGTCGGTGAAGTGCTGGGGATCGAGACGATTTCGGCCACCATGGCGCATCCGGCGATCCGCGCGATGTTCCACCGCGTACAGGCCGAAGAGATCACCCAGACGGTAGCCCCGGTGCCCGGGATGACGCCGCTGGCATACCTCGATCTGATCGAACAGCGGTTCTCGAACCCGCGTATCGTCGACACCACGCGCCGCGTCGCATTTGATGGCTCTGCACGGCACACCGGTTTTGTCCTGCCGATCTTGCGGGATCAACTGGCGGCGGGGCGCTCAGTCTCTGGCTTGGCCTTGGTCGAAGCTCTCTGGGCGCGGATGTGTGCAGGCACGCGCGAAAACGGCAGCGAGATCGTGGCGAATGATCCGATCTGGGACGATCTGCAATTCGTGGCGCAGGCCGCGCGGGAACGGCCCGAAGCGTGGCTAGAGCAAGACCGCCTTTACGGTGATCTGGCGCAGGTCGACGCCTTCCGTGATGCCTTTGTCGCTTGGCTCACGCTGATCTGGGACGAGGGCGCCGTCGCGGCGATGACCGCCTATACGCAGGACGGTCAAAGCAACGGTCGCGCCAGCAAAGCAGGCTAACGGTCAGCCTTGGTCGGGTTTCAAGAACCCGACCAGCAGCGCCGACAGGGCCACCATGATCGCCGCCGCCCCCAGCATCAGGGGCAGCCCACCAATTTGATAGCTCAGCCCCGACATCAATGTGCCCAACAGCCGCCCGGCGGCATTGGCCATGTAGTAAAACCCCACATCCATCGTCACCCGCTCGGCCTTTGTGAAGGACAAGATGAGGTAGGAGTGCAGGGAAGAGTTCACCGCAAAGACCGCGCCAAAGGTCAAGAGGCCGATCACAAGCGTCACGGTGAGCCATGTCTGCGGTCCGTCGCTGAGCAGCGCGGCGAGTGTCAGCGCCGCAGGCACGGCGGCCAATGCCCACGCCCAGCCCTTCGCGGCTAGGATCAACTCACCTGCAGGGCGAGATTTTGCCCGCAGCAAGCGCGGCGCATAGATCTGCACCAAGCCATAAAGGATCACCCAGACCGCCATGAATGTGCCGATCATGAAGAACGCCGCGCGGTTGCTTTCCTCCGTGCCGTCCGAGAGGACCGCGTAGAAATAGATCGGGATGCCCACCACGAACCACACATCCCGCGCGCCGAACAGAAACACCCGTGCCGCGCTCAGCCAATTCACGTTGGGGGATTTGGAGAAGACTTCGGAGAACTTCGCGCCCCTGCGGCCCTTCGGCAGGCCGGGCGGCATGGCGGTCAGGACGGCGATCAGGATCAGCGCAAGGATCGCGGCCATGCCCAGCACCGCCCAGACAAAGCCGAGCGTGGCCAGCAACGCCGCGCCGAGCAGAAAGCCCAGACCCTTGACCATGTTCTTGGAGCCCGTCAGCAGCGCGACCCAGCGAAAAAGCCCGCCATCCTCAACCGGCGCCAGCAGCTTCACGGCGGATTTCGACGACATCTTGGCCAAATCCTTGGCCACCCCGCTTGCACCCTGAACCAGCATGACGAACACCACCGAGGCACCAACCGCCCAAGACGGATCAAGCTGCGCCAGCGCCAGCAGCGCCACGATCTGCAAGCCCAGCCCCGCATAAAGCGTCGAGGCCAGCCCAAACCGCGCCGCGATCCAACCCGCGCAGAGGTTGGTGACAACCCCCGCGATCTCATAAAGCACAAAGAGATAGGCCAGTTGCACGGGCGAAAAGCCAAGCCGGTGAAAGTGCAACAGCACCAACATGCGCAACGCGCCATCGGTCAGCATAAAGGCCCAATAGGCCGCCGTGACTGCGATATAGGCCGATAGCCCCTCGGGGCGGGTCGCGCTCTGGCTCACAGACTTGCCCCGACCATCAGCGCTACGTCAACCAAACGGTGCGCGTAGCCCATCTCATTGTCGTACCAAGCGTAGATTTTTACCTGCGTGCCATTCACCACCATGGTGGAGGGCGCGTCGATGATGCTTGAGCGAGTGTCGTTTGTGTAGTCTGCCGAGACGAGCGGGCGCTCCTCATAGCCTAGGATATCTTTCAATTCCCCTTCAGCGGCGGCTTTGAACAGGGCGTTCACCTCTTCCACGGTCGTTTCGCGCTCTACCTCAAACACGCAATCGGTCAGCGAAGCGTTCAGCAGTGGCACCCGCACCGCGTGGCCGTTCAAGCGGCCTTTGAGTTCGGGGTAGATCAACGTGATCGCCGTGGCGCTGCCGGTGGTCGTCGGAATTAGCGAGTTCAGGGCCGAGCGTGCGCGGCGCAGATCTTTGGCAGGGCGGTCAACGATGGTTTGCGTGTTGGTTACATCGTGGATCGTGGTGATGGAGCCGTGTTTGATCTTCATCGCCTCATGGATCACCTTCACCACCGGGGCGAGGCAGTTGGTCGTGCAGCTTGCCGCCGTGACGATCCGGTGCCGGGCAGGGTCATAGACATCATCGTTGACGCCATAGACGATATTGGCCGCGTCACCGTCTTTTACAGGGGCCGAGATCACCACCTTCTTCACCCCCGCCTCGAAATAGGGGGCGAGTTTGGCGTCGGTTTTGAAGACCCCGGTGCAATCGATCACCACATCCACCCCGTCGAGCGGCAGCGCGCTGAGGTCGCGGGTGCCGATAAAGGGCAGGCGGGTGCCGTTGATGCTCACGCTGTCGGCGTCATGCGCGAAATCAGCCTGCCAGCGCCCGTGCACCGTGTCGAACTCCAACAGATGTGCGTGCATCTCCGGGTCGCCCACCGCGTCGTTGATCCATGCGATCTCCGCCCCCTGATCCAGCAGGGGTTTCAAGGCGAGCTTGCCGATGCGGCCAAGGCCATTGATGGCATAGACGGTCATGCGGAGAATCCTTCTTTGTCGGTTTGGCCCGCGTCATCGAGCGCTTTTTGCAGCGAAATACGGTCGAGCGAGGTCAGTGGCAGGCTGGTAAAGCCCAACATTCGGTTGCGCAGCGTGCCATAGGCTTGCTGAAAGGCGAGGCTCTTTTCCGCGTCGGAGCCTTCGACCTTGACCGGATCGGGCAGGCCCCAATGGGCGGTGATCGGCTGACCGGGCCATGTGGGGCATTCTTCGTTAGCCGCTTGATTGCAAACGGTAAAAACGAAATCAAAGCCGGGCGCGTCTTCGCTCTGAAACTCGGATATATGTTTCGACCGAAGCTGCGTCACGTCATGGTCCTTCTGCTTGAGCACCTCTACCGCGAAGGGGTTCAATGCGGATTGTGGCCGCGTGCCTGCGGAGTAGACGTTGAAACGGTCCCCCGCGAGGTCACGCAGGATGCTTTCGGCAAAGATCGACCGGGCGGAGTTGCCGGTGCAGATGAACAGGACGTTGAACTTGTCGTCGGTCATGGGAGCGTTTCCATCTGAAGAGGTGAGGGGGAGGCAAATCTCTGGCCGTCCGCGGCAGCAGTCGTTCAGCAGGTAGCCGATGGTGTCACGGGCGGCCGCAAGATCGATCGCATAGCGCAGCGAGGTGCCTTGCCGTTCTTGGGTCACCAGCCCGGCCTGCATCAGCGCGCCGATATAGCTCGAGAGGGTGTTGGGCTTGAGACCAAGCGCTTGCGCCAGTTCGGTCGCTGGCACCCGGTCCGGGTAGCGGCGCATCAGCAGCCGAAAAAGCGCGAGACGCTGCGGATGGCCGAGGGTGGCAAGGCGGTTGGGAATTATTTGTTCCATAATTCGTGAATTACAGAACTAGATGTCAGATTGCCAGTGAAAATTTTGTAACAGCGCAATCTTGCAGGCGTATGAAAACGATGCTTCGCTTTGACGATTCACTCGCGACTATAAATTTTACTAGGTTTACAGGCGCACTCAGGCTCAATCAGTCAAGAACTGCCAGAAATTTAATCAAACTATAACAAATGCTTGAGGATCGATCGCGGGAATCTTGTTATCGGAGTTTGCGGCTGCGCTGAATGATAGCCAAACAAGAGATGCGCGCTCAGGTTGACGCGATCTTTTGACAGGGCCTGCCATTTGGCTCTGTTCCGGCCCCTGCTTCGGGACGCCGCGCCCTTGTCCGCTGAGTTGGACGTTTTTGTTGTTGTAGGGGGCGCATAGGTTTTCGGGCAGGGGCCGCTTTATGCCCTGCACGGCCTCGACTGTGGGGGCGAACGTTCCGATCTTTGGTTGGGCGGTCGTTTGGCTTGTCCCTTGTCCAATAGGACAAAAATGCAACGTCTCTGCCCGTTTCCCTCATTCCGGGAAATCATTCACGGCGGTGATGTTCCCTCAGGGGTTGAGGCGTTCTATCAAGGTGCTCAGTTTTTAACCAAATGAGCTTTTGAACGCCGCCCTATGGTGACCCCGCTTTCCGACCGCTACCTCCTCCTGAAAGAGCAACGACCAGACATCAAGCCGACCGAGATGCTGCAGGTCTTGGCGCAGGAGATGGGGTTGAACAACCTGTCATATCTGGGGTTTCACAAAACCAACCCCGGCAACAGCGATCCGGTCATTCACACGACCTATGACCCGGCTTGGCTGACGCGCTACCAAGAGGAAAGCTATCATTTGATCGACCCGGTGGTCGACCAATCCCTTGAGGGCACCTTGCCCGTGGACTGGAGCGAATTGCCCAAGGTAGACCGGACCACCCGCAATTTTTTCGGGGAGGCGATGGAGTTTGGCGTGCGTCAAAACGGCGTGTCGATCCCCATTCGGGACCACCTGCATGGAAAGGCGGTGCTCACGCTGAACTCTGACCTGCGCATTCATGAATGGCGCAAATACAAGCGTGGCATCATCGCCGATGCTATCTATCTGGGCTGTTTGATCCAAAGTGACATCGTGGCGAATCTTGCCAGCGCCCCGCTGGGGCCGCGGTTAAGCACCCGCGAGAAGGAAGTGCTAAAATGGGCCGCCGTGGGCAAAACCGCTTGGGAAACGGGGCAGATCATGACGGTGGCGGCCAGCACGGTGAACCACCACCTCTATAATGCCTGCGCAAAGCTGCAGGTGACCAACAAAACCCATGCGGTGGCCAAGGCAATTCGGGCGCAAATCATCACGATCTGACCGACCGCGCGGGCAGGGCTTGGCGGCGGCTTTGTCGCGCGGTAAGCCGCCGCCAGCATAGGAGAACGACATGGAACTGCGCGACAAACGTATTTTGGTTACCGGCGGCAGCGACGGGATCGGGCGGCACATCTGCCTGAAACTGGCAGAGACCGGCGCGCGGCTGGCCATTCTGGGCCGCGATGAGACGCGGTTGCAGGCGGTGGCCGAGGCCTGCACAGCCGCAGGCGCGGCAGAGGCCGTAGGGCTGACCTGCGATCTGCAAGACCCATCGGCGATCGACCATGCCGCGGCGCAGGTGCTGGCGCGTTTTGGCGGGCTCGATATCCTGATCAACAACGCCGGGATTTGGCACAAGGCGGGGCCGCTCGACACAATCGCGCCGGAGATGCTGCAGGCGACGGTGCAGACTAATCTGACCGGTCTGATGCAGATGACACAGGCAACGCTGCCCGCGCTGCGCGACAATGACGAGGCGATCATCCTCAATGTCGTGTCGAAATCCGGTGTCGTGGCGCAGGCGGGGCAGTCGGTTTATACGGCCACGAAATACGGCGTGCGCGGCTTTACCGAGGTGCTGAAGGCGGATGAGGAAAACACCGGCGTGCGGATTGGCGGGCTGTATCAGTCGGGCACCAATACCGGCATGTTCGCCAAGGCCGGAGAGGATGTGCCGAACCACATTTTCACCGAACCGGATGATCTGGCCGATGTGGTGGTCTTTGTCCTCTCACGTCCGCCGAAACTGTGGATCCACGACATCCGCATCGAACTTTAACCGCGAAGGGCGCGCTTAGTCGGTGCCTTGCAGCGCGCCTTGGGCCGCTTGCGGGGCGGGCTCTGCCTCGGCCCCGATGCCGAATTCGACATGGAAGGTCGATCCGACACCGGCCTCGCTTTCGTAAAACAGATCACCCGCCATCTGCCGCGCCAGTTGGCGGGAGATATGCAGGCCAAGGCCAGAGCCTTGGGTCGATTTCTGACCGTCGTCGTCAAGCTGTCCGAAGCGGCCAAAGACCCGCTCCTCCATCCCCTCAGGGATGCCGCGCCCATGATCGCGGATAGAGAGCCTGACCCGGCCTTGGTGCGCCGTCAGCCTGCCC
Coding sequences within it:
- a CDS encoding carbohydrate ABC transporter permease, coding for MARAVTRQRKIVNTALAWGIGFLIFFPILWTILTSFKTEAQAIADPPIFLGFDWTLANYEAVLERSNYGRFLWNSIIIAGGSTVLGILIAVPAAWSMAFVPGKRTKDILLWMLSTKMLPAVGVLYPIYLLCIQFGVLDSKIALVIILMLINLPIIVWMLYTYFREIPGEILEAARMDGASLREEVLYVLTPMAIPGIASTLLLNFILAWNEAFWTLNLTAAKAAPLTAFIASYSSPEGLFYAKLSAASTMAIAPILILGWFSQKQLVSGLTFGAVK
- a CDS encoding ABC transporter ATP-binding protein yields the protein MGQIKLNQVSKSFGDVEVIPPLDLTIEDGEFTVFVGPSGCGKSTLLRLIAGLEDITSGHIDIDGTDATHVPPAKRGLAMVFQSYALYPHMSVRKNIAFPMKMAGLPADEQNRRIEAAAKALNLTDYLDRRPGQLSGGQRQRVAIGRAIVREPSAFLFDEPLSNLDAALRVGMRLEISELHKRLATTMIYVTHDQVEAMTMADKIVVLRAGYIEQVGTPLELYYKPRNEFVAGFIGSPKMNLIKGAEAEARGAPTIGIRPEHFDVSTTEGAWEGTIGVAEHLGSDTFLHIHGVAGCDPMTVRVDGELSVKHGDRIFLTPQADKLHRFDAQGLRVE
- a CDS encoding mannitol dehydrogenase family protein, with translation MDKLVDLSNATLGDLDIARPTYDRSALTPGIVHIGVGNFHRAHQAWYLHRLMQNGQAHDWAILGAGVRPYDAAMREKLLAQDCLTTLIELDPAQTSAEVVGSMIDYLPIEEGNGALIRAMADPAIRIVGLTVTESGYYIDPVSKGFDAGHADIVHDAANPDTPRTGFGAIVAALRLRRDAGQGPFTGLSCDNLQGNGDILRQAVVSLARMSDPALADWIEANGSFPNSMVDCIAPATGPAEIAQAREFGVNDAAPVTHEAFRQWVIEDDFCAGRPNWDQVGATFSDDVHAYEKMKIRILNAGHQVLANVGEVLGIETISATMAHPAIRAMFHRVQAEEITQTVAPVPGMTPLAYLDLIEQRFSNPRIVDTTRRVAFDGSARHTGFVLPILRDQLAAGRSVSGLALVEALWARMCAGTRENGSEIVANDPIWDDLQFVAQAARERPEAWLEQDRLYGDLAQVDAFRDAFVAWLTLIWDEGAVAAMTAYTQDGQSNGRASKAG
- the arsJ gene encoding organoarsenical effux MFS transporter ArsJ, producing the protein MSQSATRPEGLSAYIAVTAAYWAFMLTDGALRMLVLLHFHRLGFSPVQLAYLFVLYEIAGVVTNLCAGWIAARFGLASTLYAGLGLQIVALLALAQLDPSWAVGASVVFVMLVQGASGVAKDLAKMSSKSAVKLLAPVEDGGLFRWVALLTGSKNMVKGLGFLLGAALLATLGFVWAVLGMAAILALILIAVLTAMPPGLPKGRRGAKFSEVFSKSPNVNWLSAARVFLFGARDVWFVVGIPIYFYAVLSDGTEESNRAAFFMIGTFMAVWVILYGLVQIYAPRLLRAKSRPAGELILAAKGWAWALAAVPAALTLAALLSDGPQTWLTVTLVIGLLTFGAVFAVNSSLHSYLILSFTKAERVTMDVGFYYMANAAGRLLGTLMSGLSYQIGGLPLMLGAAAIMVALSALLVGFLKPDQG
- a CDS encoding ArsJ-associated glyceraldehyde-3-phosphate dehydrogenase is translated as MTVYAINGLGRIGKLALKPLLDQGAEIAWINDAVGDPEMHAHLLEFDTVHGRWQADFAHDADSVSINGTRLPFIGTRDLSALPLDGVDVVIDCTGVFKTDAKLAPYFEAGVKKVVISAPVKDGDAANIVYGVNDDVYDPARHRIVTAASCTTNCLAPVVKVIHEAMKIKHGSITTIHDVTNTQTIVDRPAKDLRRARSALNSLIPTTTGSATAITLIYPELKGRLNGHAVRVPLLNASLTDCVFEVERETTVEEVNALFKAAAEGELKDILGYEERPLVSADYTNDTRSSIIDAPSTMVVNGTQVKIYAWYDNEMGYAHRLVDVALMVGASL
- a CDS encoding arsenate reductase/protein-tyrosine-phosphatase family protein, with protein sequence MEQIIPNRLATLGHPQRLALFRLLMRRYPDRVPATELAQALGLKPNTLSSYIGALMQAGLVTQERQGTSLRYAIDLAAARDTIGYLLNDCCRGRPEICLPLTSSDGNAPMTDDKFNVLFICTGNSARSIFAESILRDLAGDRFNVYSAGTRPQSALNPFAVEVLKQKDHDVTQLRSKHISEFQSEDAPGFDFVFTVCNQAANEECPTWPGQPITAHWGLPDPVKVEGSDAEKSLAFQQAYGTLRNRMLGFTSLPLTSLDRISLQKALDDAGQTDKEGFSA
- a CDS encoding helix-turn-helix transcriptional regulator, with translation MVTPLSDRYLLLKEQRPDIKPTEMLQVLAQEMGLNNLSYLGFHKTNPGNSDPVIHTTYDPAWLTRYQEESYHLIDPVVDQSLEGTLPVDWSELPKVDRTTRNFFGEAMEFGVRQNGVSIPIRDHLHGKAVLTLNSDLRIHEWRKYKRGIIADAIYLGCLIQSDIVANLASAPLGPRLSTREKEVLKWAAVGKTAWETGQIMTVAASTVNHHLYNACAKLQVTNKTHAVAKAIRAQIITI
- a CDS encoding SDR family oxidoreductase; amino-acid sequence: MELRDKRILVTGGSDGIGRHICLKLAETGARLAILGRDETRLQAVAEACTAAGAAEAVGLTCDLQDPSAIDHAAAQVLARFGGLDILINNAGIWHKAGPLDTIAPEMLQATVQTNLTGLMQMTQATLPALRDNDEAIILNVVSKSGVVAQAGQSVYTATKYGVRGFTEVLKADEENTGVRIGGLYQSGTNTGMFAKAGEDVPNHIFTEPDDLADVVVFVLSRPPKLWIHDIRIEL